The window ACCTTCCCGACCCCAGGTCGGGACGCGATAACCGACCAAATTATGTTTTCACCAAATAAAAAAAGGTCAAGCATTTATAAACACTTAACCTTCTGATTTTCACTTGTCGGGGTAGTAAGATTCGAACTTACGACCTCCTGCTCCCAAAACAGGTTTTTTTTGTTTCCTATATTTTTCAAATATTTTCATTTTATATCCTATTTGACTGTTATTCAATTATTTATATTAAGCAAATATTTTCTTTATTTTCCTTTGTTAATCAAATTTTATGTACTTTTGTTTACACTATGTTTACACCAAAGGAAATTTAAAGCTATGGCAAACCTCAAAATTATTCATTTCACCAGTAAAAAACTAAAGGATAAAACCAGCCCTGTTTTACTTCGATTAACCATTGATCGAAAAGTAAGAAATTTCAGATTTCCTGACAATTTCCATTGTTTAAAAAATCAATGGAATAAAAATAGCTCATGTTTTAAAACTACATACCCTAATTATGACAAAGCCAATAGACGACTGGACGAGGCACTGTCAAAAGCCAGGGAAATTTGTATGGAATTAAACCGGAAAAATAATGACAAGGGTTTTACCCATGATGAATTTGTTGAAAGGTTTAAAGAAAGTAAAGAAAGGTTAATGCTTTTCAAATACTTTGATGAAATCTACAATCGGTTAATAGCAGCCAACAAAGTAGGAAATGCCGCAACCTATTTAGATACAAAAAACCAGTTTGTTAAATTCTTAGAAACTGATATTGAAATGAAAAACCTGACTTTGAAAAAAATTAACCAATTTGTTGAACAATGCCAGTCAGAAGGTCAAAAAGATACTTCAATCAGTGTAAGGTTAAGAACCCTGAGAGCTTTATTCAACAAAGCCAGAAAAGAAGAAGGTTTAGAAAACTATCCTTTTGAAAAATTTGACTGGAGCCAGTTGAACCTTCAAACCGAAAAAAGGGCAATTTCAAAAACTGATCTTTTAAAAATTTACCACCATGAAATTGAGCAAGGCAAACCAGGGTTTGATAGCAGAAACTATTGGATTTTAAGCTACTTATGTTTTGGATTGAATTTTATTGACCTTGCAAAACTGGAGCCCAAAAATATTTCTACTGATGAAGGGCAAAAAATACTGGTTTATTACAGGTCAAAAACAAAACGAATTGTCAGGGTTCCACTTTCAGAACAAGCATTGAAAATTATTGATATTTACACCAATCAGAATTTTGGCAGCAAATACATTTTCCCAATACTTAACCAGGAAATCCACCAAAGCCCGCAGCAAATCAAAACCCGGATTAAAACAGCACTGAAAAAGGTAAATGAGGAAATGAATGACATAGCAGCGAAATTGGAAATTGATAAAAGGTTAACCAGTTATGT of the Bacteroidales bacterium genome contains:
- a CDS encoding site-specific integrase; the encoded protein is MANLKIIHFTSKKLKDKTSPVLLRLTIDRKVRNFRFPDNFHCLKNQWNKNSSCFKTTYPNYDKANRRLDEALSKAREICMELNRKNNDKGFTHDEFVERFKESKERLMLFKYFDEIYNRLIAANKVGNAATYLDTKNQFVKFLETDIEMKNLTLKKINQFVEQCQSEGQKDTSISVRLRTLRALFNKARKEEGLENYPFEKFDWSQLNLQTEKRAISKTDLLKIYHHEIEQGKPGFDSRNYWILSYLCFGLNFIDLAKLEPKNISTDEGQKILVYYRSKTKRIVRVPLSEQALKIIDIYTNQNFGSKYIFPILNQEIHQSPQQIKTRIKTALKKVNEEMNDIAAKLEIDKRLTSYVARHSFATILKKEMIPTAIISEMMAHANESVTQTYLDSFDNSTKTAAAAKLI